The proteins below come from a single Anaerolineae bacterium genomic window:
- a CDS encoding GTP-binding protein: protein MAKLYKLVVTGAFNAGKTTFVNTLSDLVTANTDKATQLKTEARVKPTTTVALDYGQVKLNGDLKVHLFGTPGQARFDFMHDLLADGMHGFIFLIDTSDRKALKQAGELLTLFRNRSQVPYLLVANKADCKGLNNAEIRKRLQLPQQQPLVPCIATDKQSVQAVVKRLVTMIEAA, encoded by the coding sequence ATGGCAAAACTCTACAAACTCGTGGTCACCGGCGCGTTTAATGCCGGAAAAACTACCTTCGTCAACACCCTCTCGGATCTGGTGACAGCCAATACCGATAAAGCAACCCAGCTCAAAACCGAAGCCAGAGTGAAACCAACCACCACGGTGGCCCTAGATTACGGGCAGGTCAAGCTTAATGGTGATTTGAAGGTCCATTTGTTTGGCACCCCCGGTCAAGCCCGTTTTGATTTTATGCATGACCTTTTGGCCGATGGCATGCACGGTTTTATCTTTCTGATTGACACCAGCGACCGAAAGGCGCTGAAGCAAGCCGGTGAGTTACTGACCTTGTTTAGAAACCGCAGCCAGGTCCCCTACCTCTTGGTGGCTAACAAAGCTGATTGCAAAGGTTTAAATAACGCCGAGATCAGAAAACGGCTCCAACTCCCCCAGCAGCAGCCCCTTGTCCCCTGCATCGCCACCGATAAACAATCTGTC